CGGCAATCCCAGCCGGGCAAATACGTTGGCGAGTTGTTCGGCAATGGCGTCGATGCCTTGCGCGGCGTCGATCAGTACGATGCGACCGCCGGACGTCTGTGCGCGGCGCAGATACTCCTCGCGAACGCGTGTAAAAAATGCCGCCGATTCACGCTCGAACTTGTCGGGCGCGCGCGCGCCCGCCAGCCGCGCGGCGGCAATGGCCGGATCGAGATCGAACAGAATCGTGAGATCCGGCTGGCGCGTGCCCTGCACCCACTGCTCGAGAATCGATAGCTTCTCGCGCGACAGACCTCGCCCGCCGCCCTGATAGGCAAAAGTGGCGTCGGTGAAACGGTCGGAGACGACCCAGTCACCGCGCGCGAGCGCCGGTTCGATGACCTTGACCAGATGCTCGCGGCGACCCGCGAACATCAGCAGCGCTTCGGTTTCGATATCCATCGGCTCGTCGAGCACGAGCTTGCGCAGCGCTTCGCCCAGCGGCGTGCCCCCCGGCTCGCGCGTGGCCACGACATTTCGCCCCACGCCCGCCAACCCCTGACGCAGGGCATCGACGAAAGCATTGACGTGCGTGCTCTTGCCCGCGCCGTCGATCCCTTCGAACGTCACGAACTTGCCCGGCACCACGGCCGGCGCTGGGACGGGTGCTTCGGGGGAATGCGTCATTGCTCACCTCGCTGATATTTGTCCACGGCGCGATTGTGCTCCTGAAGATTCGTCGAGAAATGGCTCGTGCCATCGCCGCGGGCTACGAAGTACAGCGCATCGGTCGGTGCCGGATTGAGCGCTGCTGCCAGCGCCGCCACGCCCGGCAACGCAATCGGCGTCGGCGGCAATCCCGCCCGCGTATAGGTGTTGTACGGCGTATCTGTCTGCAAATCGCGCTTGCGCAAACGCCCCGTATACAGATCGCCCATGCCGTAAATGACCGTCGGGTCGGTCTGCAACAACATGCGCTTGCGCAACCGGTTGACGAACACCGCCGCCACCTGAGCGCGCTCCACCGCCTGCCCCGTCTCCTTCTCCACGAGAGAGGCCATGATAAGCGCCTCGTACGGCGAGGTGTACGGCAAACCCGGGGCACGCGCGGCCCAGGCTTCGTCCAGACGCTTCTGCATCAGGCGGTAAGCGCGCTTGTAAATATCGATATCGCTCGTGCCTTTCGGAAAAAGGTACGTGTCGGGGAAGAACATGCCTTCGGCCTCGGCGCGATCTGCGCCCACCAGTTGCATCAGATCGGCATCCGGCAATCCGGCGGTATCGTGTCGCAGCGCCGGACTGGTATCGATTTCGGCGCGCATCTTCTTGAACGTCCAGCCCTCGATGATCGTCACCACGTACTGGTTGACGTCACCGCGCGCGAGCTTGTCCATTACTTCGAGCGGTGTGATTCCGGTCGCGAACTCGTAGTTGCCCGACTTGAGCTTCGTGCCCACGTCCATCACGCGCGCGAGCACATTGAACAGCAACGGATGCACCGGTACGCCGCCCGAGCGCAATTGCGTGGCGACACTGCGCACCGAACTGTAGGGTTTGATCGTGACGTCGAGCGTCGGCTTGCCCAACTGCAAGGGGGCCTGAGCCCAATAATAGAAAGCGCCGCCCGCCGCCAGTGCAGCGACAATCAACAGTACAAACAGGCGTTTGATGAAAGACATGAATTGCAGGATAAGTCGCCTGACGGCGGCAGCGGGTTCGGGGGACTCGTCAGCCGGACCTGCGGGGCGTTCACGGCGTCGAGAGGCGCGTTCTGCGCGTCGAACCCGGCTCGCACGTCCTGGCGGAAGACCCAATATAATACTTTGACTTGCCGAACCCTCACAGATTGACAGGCACTTTCGTTTATGACCTCCCAATGGCGTGATCTTCTGCCGAAAGCGGCAGCCGCTTCCCCCTCCGATATTTCACCCGACGCACGCGCCGCCCAGTTCGCGGCGTTGCGCGCGGGCAGCTTCGTGTCGCTGGCGACCGACACCGGTCTCATCGCCGTGAACGGCGCCGACGCCGCATCGTTCCTGCACGGCCAATTGACCAACGACGTCGAACGTCTTTCCCCTGCGCAGGCGCGTCTGGCGGGCTACTGTTCGGCCAAAGGGCGCCTGCTTGCCACGTTTCTGATGTGGCGCGATACGTCGCCCGACGCAACGATCTATCTCGCTGCCGACGCGTCTGTGCAGGCGGCCGTGCAAAAACGGCTCTCGATGTTCGTGCTGCGTGCCAAGGCCAAGCTCACCGACGGCACGGCCACCCATGTGTTGCTGCAAGCCGGTGGCCCGGCCGCGGAGACAGTCCTCGCCCGAACCTTCGCTTCGTTGCCGACAGCGCCGCTCGTTGCCGTCCATGCGACGATGGGCGACGCACCGGTCAACGCCACCAGTCTGATTCGCCTGCCCGACGCCGGTGCCGCCCGGACACTTTCGCGTTTTCTCTGGAGCGTGCCGCTCGCCCAGGCGCCGGAGGTCTGGAGCGCACTCGTGCAAGCCGAGGGTCTGGTCGCGGTCGATCCGTCCTTTGCTGCGTGGCTCGACGTGCACAGCGGCGTGGCACGGGTGACAGCCGCCACACAGGAGCAGTTCGTCCCGCAGATGATCAACTGGGAAGTCGTGGGCGGCGTGAACTTTCGCAAGGGCTGCTATCCGGGCCAGGAAGTCGTCGCCCGCAGCCAATATCGCGGCACGATCAAACGCCGGCTTCATCTCGCGCATATCGACGGCGCACAGCCGTTGCCGGGACAGGAACTCGTCGAGACGAGCGATCCGGACCAGCCGTGCGGCATGGTCGTACAGTCCGCGCCCGCACCGGACGGCGGCTACGACGCACTCGTCGAGCTGAAACTGACGGCACGCGACACCGATGACGTACGTCTTGGCGCCGCGAACGGTCCCGCGCTGATCTTCGCCGAACTGCCTTACGACATCATCGATCCGACGGAAGCACCGCCGTCGTCGGCCGCCGCGTCCTGATCCCGGCGCGCGCAACCGATGGACTGTTACGTCTACTATCGCGTCTCGGGAGCACACGCCGACGCTGCGCGTCTTGCCGTCACGCAACTTTTCGCGCTGACGGCGACACGTTTCGGCGTCGTCGGGCGCCTTCAGCGGCGAGCCGACGCATCGTCCAATGACATTGCCAACGACAGCGCAACATGGATGGAGCGCTATGACGACGTCGGCCCCGCCTTCGTCCCGGCGCTGGCGCAAATGGCAACCGAATGTGGCGTCGCTGCGCTCGCCGATGGCGGGCGCCACGTCGAGTGCTTCGTCGACATTCCGAGCTCTCCGCACCCATGTGCCTGATCGTTTTCTCCTGGCAGCCCGATAGCGCCACGCCGATGGTTTTACTCGCCAATCGCGACGAATTCTTCGAGCGCCCCGCCGAGCCGATGCACTGGTGGTCGGATCGACCCGATGTGCTGGCCGGACGCGATCTGCGCGGCGGTGGTACGTGGATAGGCGTCAACCGGGCCGGGCGCTTCGCCGCTCTGACGAACTTCCGCGACGGGCGCGCGCCAATGACGCCCAAAGAGACGCCTTCGCGCGGTCTGCTGGTGTCCGCGATGCTCGACGCCACCTCGTTCGACGACGACCTCAAACGCATCGAAAAGCATGCGCACGAGTACGCCGGCTTCAACCTCCTCGCGGGCGATCTGCCGGCAGGCAAGCTCTATTGGCTGGGCAATCGCGAGACGAGCGAGGTTGCGGGCGCAGCAGCGCTTCCCGTTGCCCATGCGATCTCGCCAGGGGTTCATGGCTTGTCGAATGCCCTGCTGGACACGCCCTGGCCGAAACTGGTGAGCCGGCGCAATGCCCTGCGCGATGCGCTCGACGCGAACGCCGACGACATGACGTTGCTCGAAGCGATGCGCGACGCGACCGAAGCGGCGGACGAGGCGCTGCCGCACACGGGTGTGACACGCGAGTGGGAAAGGACACTCTCGGCGGCGTTTATCGCATCGCCCGCCTACGGCACACGCTGCACGACGCTGCTGCGCTATTTCCGGGACGGCACGCTCGAACTCGCCGAATCGACGGTCTCGCCCGGCCAGCCCGCCAACGAACTCCGCGGCCTGAAACGCTTCCGGTTCGCGCTCAGGCCTGCAACGGCGGTATGACCCCTGGTTAATGCACGTTCAACATCGAGGGCGGTAGTCAACCAGCGCGCACGCCTCACGCCATCAAACCAACCGCACGACCTGCTTGCCGAAGTTCTCGCCCTTGAGCAAGCCGAGGAATGCTGCCGGCGCGCTCTCGATGCCCTGCGTCATCGTCTCCCGGTAGTGCAGTTCACCGGCGGCAATGGCGTCGGTCAGTTCCTTGAGCGCCTGCGGCCACACGTCGAGATGTTCGGTGACGATGAAACCTTCGAGCTTGACGCGCTGTGTGAGCAGCAGCGACGGGGACTTCAGCGGAATCGGTTCGCCGTTATAGCCGGCGATCATGCCGCACAGCGCGATGCGTGAATGGGCATTCAGATTGCGCAACACAGCATCGAAGACCTCGCCGCCGACGTTTTCGAAATAACCGTCGATACCGTCCGGCGCGGCGTCGCGCAGCGCTTCGAAGACATTTCCCGCCTTGTAGTCGACGCAAGCGTCAAAGCCGAGCGTCTCCCGTACGTAAGCACACTTCCGTTCGCCGCCCGCAATACCAATCACACGGCACCCCGCGCGTTTGGCCAGTTGCCCCACCACGCTGCCCACAGCGCCCGACGCGGCGCTTACGGCGATGGTTTCTCCCGCTTTCGGCACAATGATGCGGTTCAGACCGTACCAGGCCGTGACGCCCGGCATGCCTGCTGCGCCGAGATAGGCGCTCATCGGCACCCGCGCATCGTGAAGACGGCGCAGGTTGCTGCCGTCGGAGATTCCGTACTCCTGCCAGCCGAACATGGCGGTGACGGCATCGCCCGGCTGCCAGTCGGGGTGACGCGACTCGATCACCTCGCCAACCGTTGCGCCGATCATGACCGTGTCGAGCGGCTGCGGTGGTGCGTATGACTTGGTGTCGTTCATGCGAGCGCGCATGTACGGGTCGAGCGACAGATAGAAGTTGCGCACCAGCACCTGTCCGTCGCCGATCTCGGGCAATTCGGGCGCGGCCAGATGAAAGTTGTCGAGCGTGGCTTCCCCTTGGGGGCGGGAAACCAGCAGAATCTGGCGATTGATCGTCATGAGACTTTCCTCCGTTTGAGTCGCAACGGTGACGTGCCGGGACGTCAGTCCCCGCTCGGTTCGCCGGGACGGCGTTGCTCGTGGACCTGACGTCCGACGGCGAGGCGTCGCAAATATTTGAACGTGCCCATGGCCTTGGCGACCAGCTTGCCATTGGTGTCGCGCACCTCGCCCTCGCAATAGGCCATGGTCGTGGAACGGTGCAACAGGCGGCCGAATGCCCGCATCTCACCGGAGCCGGGCTGCATGAAGCTCGTCTTCATTTCAATGGTCACGACACCGGTACCCTCAGGCGCCACACTGCGGCTCGCGGTGCTCAGCGCCACATCGAGTAACGCCATCGTGACGCCGCCATGCATGACCTCCCAGCTATTGAGGTGCTTCGCCGACAACGCGAGCCGCAGTTCCGACTCACCGTCTTCGGCACGCAACAATTCGATGCCCAGATGATCGATGAACCCCGACTGAATGGAGAGCGCACTCATCGAAGACTCCGGCCGACCCGGCCACAACGCAAAGACTTGTCCATCATCACTTCTTCCACTGAATAGGTTCTGTTCTGCCCGTCAATGATGCATTGGGCGACGACTTCGGGCGACTACATCCGGCGGCGCAATGCGCCAACAACCGCCGGCGAATCCATCGCCTCCGGTAACGCCTACTCTCGCGCGACACCTGCGGCCTCCAGCGACGCCCACGCCCTGCCGAGCGATCCGTTGAGATCGATGGCCCGGCACGCATGTTCGATCACGCAGACATCGAAGCCTGCCGCCTTCGCGTCGAGCGCGCTCCAGGCGACGCAGAAATCGGTCGCCAGTCCCACGCAGTGCACACGCTTCACGCCCTTGTCCCGCAGATAACCGGCAAGGCCTGTCGGCGTCGTCCGGTCGGCTTCGAGAAACGCCGAATAACTGTCGACACCGGCTTGATACCCCTTCCGGACGATGGCCTGTGCGTGCGGGACATGCAGATCGGCATGCAATGCGGCGCCGGGCGTGTCCTGCACGCAATGCGACGGCCACAGGACCTGTTCGCCGTACGGCAACGCGATAGTCTCGAAGGGCTTACGTCCCGGATGATTTGCCGCGAACGACACATGCCCGGCCGGATGCCAGTCCTGCGTAATCACCACATGGGCGAACCCGCTCGCCAACGCGTTGATCGCCGGCACTACCGTGTCGCCATGGGGCACCGCCAGCGCGCCGCCCGGCATGAAATCGTTCTGCACGTCGATCACGAGCAGCACTTCGCTCATTGGCTTCATATCATCGTCCCTCATCGCCCCTTCATCGCCCCTTCGTCTCCCTTGGTCGTCACGCCATCCTCACCTCATGTCACCTCGGCGTCACTGCATTGCCCTCGCCCCGACGCGACGCTGGGATCGCATCAGCCGTTGAAACGCTTGCCGGCCTCTGCCAGTTCGACGAGGCGTGCCGCTGGCGACCAGTCCTCGCCGTGCTCGCCCGCCTCGAATTCGCGAACGCGGGCGAGTACCTTATCGAGACCGGCCATGTCGGCGTACAGCATCGGTCCGCCGCGCCACAGCGGGAAGCCGTAACCGTTCAGGTACACCATGTCGATGTCCGACGCTCGCGCAGCCGTGCCGTCGGCCAGCACCTTTGCCCCCTCGTTGACCAGCGCATAAACGAGACGATCGACGATCTCGTCTTCCGGGAATTCGCGCGGCACGATGCCGTTCGCTTTGCGGTAGTCGTCAAGCATCTGCGAGACCTTGGCGGACTCGCGCGGCGTACGGTCGCCTTCGGCGTAGTCGTACCAACCCGCGTGCGTTTTCTGCCCGTAACGCCCGGCCTCGCAAAGGACGTCGGCAATCTTCGGATACACGATGCCGGGCTGTTGGGCGTGACGACGCTTGCGAATGGCCCAACTGACGTCATTGCCTGCCAGATCGCTCGTGCGAAATGGCCCCATCGCGAAACCGAAGCGCTCGATGGCCGCGTCTATCTGTGCAGGCGTTGCGCCCTGCTCGACCATCCACTGCGACTGCTTGAAATACGGTTCGAGCATGCGATTGCCGATAAATC
This is a stretch of genomic DNA from Pandoraea faecigallinarum. It encodes these proteins:
- a CDS encoding PaaI family thioesterase, producing MSALSIQSGFIDHLGIELLRAEDGESELRLALSAKHLNSWEVMHGGVTMALLDVALSTASRSVAPEGTGVVTIEMKTSFMQPGSGEMRAFGRLLHRSTTMAYCEGEVRDTNGKLVAKAMGTFKYLRRLAVGRQVHEQRRPGEPSGD
- a CDS encoding YgfZ/GcvT domain-containing protein; its protein translation is MTSQWRDLLPKAAAASPSDISPDARAAQFAALRAGSFVSLATDTGLIAVNGADAASFLHGQLTNDVERLSPAQARLAGYCSAKGRLLATFLMWRDTSPDATIYLAADASVQAAVQKRLSMFVLRAKAKLTDGTATHVLLQAGGPAAETVLARTFASLPTAPLVAVHATMGDAPVNATSLIRLPDAGAARTLSRFLWSVPLAQAPEVWSALVQAEGLVAVDPSFAAWLDVHSGVARVTAATQEQFVPQMINWEVVGGVNFRKGCYPGQEVVARSQYRGTIKRRLHLAHIDGAQPLPGQELVETSDPDQPCGMVVQSAPAPDGGYDALVELKLTARDTDDVRLGAANGPALIFAELPYDIIDPTEAPPSSAAAS
- a CDS encoding NADP-dependent oxidoreductase, whose translation is MTINRQILLVSRPQGEATLDNFHLAAPELPEIGDGQVLVRNFYLSLDPYMRARMNDTKSYAPPQPLDTVMIGATVGEVIESRHPDWQPGDAVTAMFGWQEYGISDGSNLRRLHDARVPMSAYLGAAGMPGVTAWYGLNRIIVPKAGETIAVSAASGAVGSVVGQLAKRAGCRVIGIAGGERKCAYVRETLGFDACVDYKAGNVFEALRDAAPDGIDGYFENVGGEVFDAVLRNLNAHSRIALCGMIAGYNGEPIPLKSPSLLLTQRVKLEGFIVTEHLDVWPQALKELTDAIAAGELHYRETMTQGIESAPAAFLGLLKGENFGKQVVRLV
- the tmk gene encoding dTMP kinase, producing the protein MVPGKFVTFEGIDGAGKSTHVNAFVDALRQGLAGVGRNVVATREPGGTPLGEALRKLVLDEPMDIETEALLMFAGRREHLVKVIEPALARGDWVVSDRFTDATFAYQGGGRGLSREKLSILEQWVQGTRQPDLTILFDLDPAIAAARLAGARAPDKFERESAAFFTRVREEYLRRAQTSGGRIVLIDAAQGIDAIAEQLANVFARLGLPGH
- a CDS encoding DUF4936 family protein is translated as MDCYVYYRVSGAHADAARLAVTQLFALTATRFGVVGRLQRRADASSNDIANDSATWMERYDDVGPAFVPALAQMATECGVAALADGGRHVECFVDIPSSPHPCA
- the pncA gene encoding bifunctional nicotinamidase/pyrazinamidase; its protein translation is MKPMSEVLLVIDVQNDFMPGGALAVPHGDTVVPAINALASGFAHVVITQDWHPAGHVSFAANHPGRKPFETIALPYGEQVLWPSHCVQDTPGAALHADLHVPHAQAIVRKGYQAGVDSYSAFLEADRTTPTGLAGYLRDKGVKRVHCVGLATDFCVAWSALDAKAAGFDVCVIEHACRAIDLNGSLGRAWASLEAAGVARE
- the mltG gene encoding endolytic transglycosylase MltG, producing MSFIKRLFVLLIVAALAAGGAFYYWAQAPLQLGKPTLDVTIKPYSSVRSVATQLRSGGVPVHPLLFNVLARVMDVGTKLKSGNYEFATGITPLEVMDKLARGDVNQYVVTIIEGWTFKKMRAEIDTSPALRHDTAGLPDADLMQLVGADRAEAEGMFFPDTYLFPKGTSDIDIYKRAYRLMQKRLDEAWAARAPGLPYTSPYEALIMASLVEKETGQAVERAQVAAVFVNRLRKRMLLQTDPTVIYGMGDLYTGRLRKRDLQTDTPYNTYTRAGLPPTPIALPGVAALAAALNPAPTDALYFVARGDGTSHFSTNLQEHNRAVDKYQRGEQ
- a CDS encoding NRDE family protein, whose translation is MCLIVFSWQPDSATPMVLLANRDEFFERPAEPMHWWSDRPDVLAGRDLRGGGTWIGVNRAGRFAALTNFRDGRAPMTPKETPSRGLLVSAMLDATSFDDDLKRIEKHAHEYAGFNLLAGDLPAGKLYWLGNRETSEVAGAAALPVAHAISPGVHGLSNALLDTPWPKLVSRRNALRDALDANADDMTLLEAMRDATEAADEALPHTGVTREWERTLSAAFIASPAYGTRCTTLLRYFRDGTLELAESTVSPGQPANELRGLKRFRFALRPATAV